A single Haloglycomyces albus DSM 45210 DNA region contains:
- a CDS encoding ABC transporter permease, whose product MSSISLQPQDKNYEDEAIGGEGVSMTRMVLTRFVRHKMAMASLIVLVLFIIFAFVGPLVYWWEPTVQAGTIPNGAPPSAEHPFGTLTGSSDLMAMLMAGVAVSLKIAIVVAFFDILIGSLWGATAGLTGGLIDAMMMRVVDVVFIVPFLVIAATVVTAFGSPEWWQIALVIGLAGWGTTARLVRAEVLSLREREYIEAARAMGASNTRIILRHLLPNVTGIVLVSATLAIVIAILVEATLSFLGLGLTFPNVSLGYLVDRGVDFMRPKPWMFYIPGLTLVLLCVTFNYIGDGLRDAFDPNQKMTSKKKKKKRKAPAIPRQS is encoded by the coding sequence ATGAGTTCTATTTCGCTTCAACCTCAAGACAAGAATTACGAAGACGAGGCCATCGGCGGCGAAGGCGTTTCGATGACCCGTATGGTCTTGACTCGGTTCGTACGCCACAAGATGGCCATGGCCTCCCTCATCGTCCTCGTCTTGTTCATCATCTTTGCTTTCGTCGGCCCACTGGTCTATTGGTGGGAACCGACCGTCCAGGCCGGAACGATTCCGAACGGCGCTCCCCCCAGCGCCGAACATCCTTTCGGCACTCTGACCGGTAGTAGCGATCTGATGGCCATGCTCATGGCCGGTGTCGCCGTTTCGCTGAAGATCGCGATCGTCGTCGCCTTCTTCGACATCCTCATCGGATCCCTATGGGGTGCTACCGCCGGCCTCACCGGCGGTCTCATCGACGCGATGATGATGCGCGTCGTCGACGTGGTCTTCATCGTTCCGTTCCTCGTCATCGCGGCAACGGTGGTCACCGCCTTCGGTAGCCCGGAGTGGTGGCAGATCGCTCTCGTCATCGGACTGGCCGGTTGGGGCACGACCGCGCGTCTGGTTCGCGCGGAGGTTCTGTCGCTCCGGGAACGGGAGTACATCGAGGCGGCCCGTGCCATGGGAGCATCGAATACCCGCATCATTCTGCGCCACCTTCTCCCCAACGTCACCGGTATCGTCCTCGTGTCCGCCACCCTGGCCATCGTCATCGCGATCCTGGTGGAGGCGACGCTGTCGTTCCTGGGTCTGGGTCTGACGTTCCCCAACGTGTCGCTCGGCTATTTGGTCGACCGCGGAGTGGACTTCATGCGCCCCAAGCCTTGGATGTTCTATATCCCGGGTCTGACCTTGGTACTTCTCTGTGTCACCTTCAACTACATCGGTGACGGACTACGCGACGCTTTTGATCCCAATCAAAAGATGACGTCCAAAAAGAAGAAAAAGAAACGAAAGGCACCTGCGATTCCGCGCCAATCCTAA
- a CDS encoding ABC transporter permease — MIKYSLRRMMVMVPVLLVASFLTFTLVSLSSNPVQNYEFNLQQTAATNDYEPEDIEVMVDRFEERYYYDRSFVERYWLWLTGIGEQNGDMGVLQGNFGPSTRSDNFDIDEEIAKRILPTLKLVMAGVIFSLGLAIVTGVVSAVRQYKLIDYVLTTIGFICLAMPTFWFAALVKGMGVSFNRSTETSFFGTVGDSSTSGTSDFTAFDHVIDQFGHLILPTIVLALTGFAAASRYQRAAMLEVMHSDYVRLARSKGLRHRTVIRRHALRTALMPMATLAPTTIILALTGSILVEVIFNWDGMGRFFSTALLQKDTFAIQAFVIFTGVLTVVGILISDILYAVLDPRIRL, encoded by the coding sequence ATGATCAAATACAGCCTACGGCGTATGATGGTGATGGTTCCGGTTTTGCTGGTAGCTTCCTTTTTGACCTTCACCTTGGTAAGTCTGTCCAGTAATCCTGTACAGAACTACGAATTCAATTTGCAGCAGACCGCGGCAACCAATGACTACGAGCCGGAAGACATCGAGGTGATGGTCGATCGGTTCGAGGAACGTTATTACTACGACCGGAGCTTCGTAGAACGGTACTGGCTCTGGCTCACCGGGATCGGTGAACAAAACGGCGACATGGGAGTGCTGCAGGGAAACTTCGGCCCTTCCACTCGTAGCGACAACTTTGACATCGACGAAGAGATCGCCAAGCGGATACTCCCGACACTTAAACTGGTCATGGCCGGCGTCATCTTCTCCCTAGGTTTGGCGATCGTCACCGGCGTCGTCTCCGCAGTACGCCAATATAAGCTCATCGATTACGTCTTGACCACAATTGGTTTTATTTGTTTGGCCATGCCCACCTTCTGGTTCGCGGCCCTGGTTAAGGGAATGGGCGTGTCGTTCAACCGCTCCACCGAAACCAGCTTCTTTGGGACCGTTGGAGATTCCAGCACTTCCGGGACGTCGGACTTCACGGCGTTCGACCATGTCATAGACCAGTTCGGACACTTGATTCTGCCGACCATCGTGTTGGCACTGACCGGTTTTGCGGCCGCCAGCCGTTATCAGCGAGCCGCGATGCTGGAAGTCATGCATTCGGACTACGTTCGCCTCGCACGTTCCAAGGGATTGCGGCACCGGACCGTCATCCGACGCCATGCCCTACGTACGGCGTTGATGCCGATGGCTACGTTGGCTCCCACCACGATCATTCTCGCCTTGACCGGCTCGATTCTGGTTGAGGTCATCTTCAACTGGGACGGTATGGGACGCTTCTTTTCCACCGCGCTGTTGCAGAAGGACACCTTCGCAATACAGGCATTCGTCATCTTCACCGGTGTCTTGACGGTGGTGGGAATCCTCATCTCCGATATTCTTTACGCCGTTCTGGACCCAAGGATTCGACTATGA
- the nadA gene encoding quinolinate synthase NadA: MTGFDEPSPTQTALLLLGRGSDSGSERGVDCPGDLPPASDPSLLERARVAKESLGDRLFVLGHHYQRDEVIQFADVTGDSFKLAQQAAARPEAEFIVFCGVHFMAESADILTSESQRVILPDLAAGCSMADMATGPQVEQCWTDLTEAGVAEQVVPMTYMNSSAAIKAFVGRHDGVVCTSSNAKRALDWAYERGEKVLFLPDQHLGRNTVVREMGFDLDDCVVYNPLRPNGGVTAQELRNAKIILWKGHCSVHGRFTVDCVNEIRERKPDVNVLVHPECTHEVVEAADYVGSTEYIIKALDAAEPGSSWAVGTELNLVRRLAHQHPDKDVSFLDRTVCYCSTMNRIDLPHLVWALEELVAGRVPNQIVVEADEAKAARSALDRMLTLP, encoded by the coding sequence ATGACTGGTTTTGATGAACCTTCACCTACACAGACCGCTCTGTTGCTCCTGGGACGTGGATCGGATTCCGGTAGCGAACGGGGCGTTGACTGTCCAGGTGACCTTCCTCCGGCGTCCGACCCCAGCCTCCTGGAACGGGCGCGTGTCGCCAAGGAGTCCCTCGGCGATCGTCTCTTCGTTCTCGGACACCACTATCAGCGCGATGAAGTCATTCAGTTCGCCGATGTAACCGGAGACTCCTTCAAGCTGGCCCAACAAGCGGCCGCCCGCCCCGAAGCCGAATTCATCGTCTTCTGCGGAGTCCACTTCATGGCCGAATCCGCCGATATCCTCACCTCCGAATCTCAGCGAGTAATCCTGCCCGACCTGGCGGCGGGATGTTCCATGGCCGATATGGCCACCGGTCCGCAGGTGGAGCAGTGCTGGACCGATCTGACGGAAGCGGGCGTTGCCGAGCAGGTGGTGCCGATGACCTACATGAACTCGTCGGCCGCCATCAAGGCCTTCGTAGGACGCCATGACGGAGTCGTATGCACGTCCTCCAATGCCAAGCGCGCGCTGGACTGGGCCTACGAACGAGGTGAAAAGGTACTCTTCCTCCCGGATCAACACCTCGGACGCAATACCGTCGTACGTGAAATGGGATTCGATCTCGACGACTGCGTCGTATACAATCCTTTGCGCCCCAACGGAGGCGTAACCGCACAGGAATTGCGGAACGCCAAGATCATCCTCTGGAAGGGGCACTGTTCGGTCCACGGGCGTTTCACCGTCGACTGCGTGAACGAAATCCGGGAACGCAAGCCGGACGTCAACGTCCTGGTCCACCCCGAATGCACGCACGAAGTTGTGGAGGCGGCCGACTACGTCGGATCCACCGAATACATCATCAAGGCTCTCGACGCCGCCGAACCGGGAAGTTCCTGGGCGGTGGGCACCGAATTGAACCTGGTCCGCCGTTTGGCCCATCAGCATCCGGACAAAGACGTATCGTTCCTGGACCGAACGGTGTGCTATTGTTCCACGATGAATCGCATCGATCTTCCACACCTCGTTTGGGCTTTGGAAGAGCTCGTCGCAGGACGAGTTCCCAATCAGATCGTGGTGGAAGCGGACGAAGCAAAGGCCGCTCGTAGCGCACTGGATCGTATGCTGACCCTACCGTGA
- a CDS encoding glycerate kinase, translating to MRILVANDKWAHSLTAPQATKAVLAGWQQVRPNDSIDCLPLSDGGPGFLTAIGSTRPDLHIIDHRAPDALGRESTTYYLSDGTTAYIESAHTTAVGDLNELDPFQTDSAGLGHSIRHAVDRGHTEIVVGLGGTATNDAGMGMLSALGWQLQDANGELLPPSPRHFTAAADLKRPAEATLRTPEGKAVAITAACDVNTSLLGDNGTTYIYGPRKGAAADDLPRLEGAMTYITNLVESILGCHNLHKRSSTGAAGGIGFALATLGAELVPGAKYIADRVDLDAHIRDADLVITGEGSFDQRSLQGKLPVHLLNQSAKHDKPALVVAGQTPLTQHPEAEAVHSLTAFLGSREAALDDAAIGLEKLAAAIADEWSGKTGGEE from the coding sequence ATGCGAATTCTGGTCGCCAATGACAAATGGGCACACAGTCTCACCGCACCTCAAGCCACCAAAGCCGTTCTCGCAGGTTGGCAACAGGTGCGCCCGAACGATTCGATCGACTGTCTTCCGTTGTCCGACGGGGGTCCGGGGTTTCTGACCGCGATCGGGTCCACGCGTCCCGACCTGCACATCATCGACCATCGGGCGCCGGACGCACTCGGTCGCGAGTCGACGACCTACTACCTGTCGGACGGGACCACCGCCTATATCGAATCCGCGCATACGACCGCCGTCGGCGATCTCAATGAGCTCGACCCTTTTCAGACCGATTCGGCGGGATTGGGACACAGTATCCGTCATGCGGTGGATCGTGGTCACACCGAAATCGTCGTGGGTCTAGGAGGCACGGCCACCAACGACGCGGGGATGGGCATGCTGTCGGCGCTGGGGTGGCAGCTCCAGGACGCCAATGGAGAACTATTGCCCCCGTCTCCACGCCATTTCACGGCGGCGGCGGACCTCAAACGTCCGGCGGAGGCGACGCTGCGGACTCCGGAAGGGAAGGCGGTCGCCATCACGGCCGCGTGCGACGTCAACACCTCGCTGCTGGGCGACAACGGCACCACCTATATCTACGGCCCGCGTAAGGGCGCGGCCGCGGACGATCTACCTCGTTTGGAAGGGGCGATGACCTATATAACCAACCTGGTGGAGAGTATTCTCGGCTGCCATAATCTGCATAAACGCAGTAGCACCGGTGCCGCGGGTGGAATCGGATTCGCCCTGGCGACGCTCGGTGCCGAGTTGGTGCCCGGAGCGAAATACATCGCGGATCGAGTGGATCTGGACGCGCATATTCGTGACGCCGATCTGGTCATTACGGGTGAAGGATCGTTTGATCAGCGCAGCCTACAGGGAAAACTACCTGTTCATCTGCTGAACCAGTCCGCCAAACATGATAAGCCCGCTCTCGTGGTGGCAGGGCAGACACCGTTGACACAGCACCCCGAAGCTGAAGCTGTTCATTCACTCACCGCTTTCCTGGGCTCTCGCGAGGCGGCCCTGGACGACGCGGCGATTGGCCTGGAAAAACTGGCCGCCGCCATAGCCGATGAATGGAGTGGGAAGACAGGTGGCGAGGAATAG
- the erpA gene encoding iron-sulfur cluster insertion protein ErpA gives MSQQTAEAATGVVLTDEAAEKVKALIEKDGEEGLHLRVEVSPGGCSGLRYGLFFDTDRREDDKVFSYDGFDVVVDKMSHPYLIGASIDYADTIQQQGFTIDNPNAQGSCACGDSFH, from the coding sequence GTGAGCCAACAGACTGCCGAAGCTGCTACCGGCGTAGTTTTGACCGACGAAGCAGCCGAGAAAGTGAAAGCCCTGATCGAGAAGGATGGCGAAGAGGGCCTGCACCTCCGGGTGGAAGTGTCCCCTGGCGGTTGTTCCGGTCTGCGTTATGGTCTGTTCTTTGACACCGATCGTCGTGAAGACGACAAGGTGTTCTCGTATGACGGCTTTGACGTGGTGGTCGACAAGATGAGCCATCCGTACCTGATCGGCGCGTCCATCGACTACGCCGACACGATTCAGCAGCAGGGTTTCACCATTGACAACCCGAACGCACAGGGTTCCTGCGCCTGTGGCGACTCCTTCCACTAG